The Oncorhynchus clarkii lewisi isolate Uvic-CL-2024 chromosome 20, UVic_Ocla_1.0, whole genome shotgun sequence nucleotide sequence ctcagtcgaggtTGTGGGGTTCGATTCCCATGAGGGACCagtatgaccccccccccccccccccaaaagcagacattgaatatcactttgagcataattacactttgtatggtatatcaatacacccagtcactacaaagatacaggcatccttcctaactcagttgccggagaggaaagaaactgATCAGGGGTTTCACCatgagtttaatgactgtgataggagaaaactggggatggatcaacattgtagttactccacaatattaataTAATTGACAGAATACAtacattccaaaacatgcatcctgtttgcaacaaggcacaaaaaaatgtggcaaagcaattaactttttgtccagaatacaaagtgttgtgtttgggtcaaatccaatacaacacattactgagtgccACTCTCCAAATTTTCAAGCAGAGTGGTGGctgcatgttatgggtatgcttgtaattgttaaggacttgTTATTCGTTAAGGACAATAAACAGAatgtagctaagcacaggcaaatccTATAGTTAAACCtggttaccaagaagacagtgaatgttcctgactggcagagttacagtttagacttaaatctacttgCAAATCTAGGGCAAAACTTGAAAATGTTAAGTCTAGGAAAGATCAACAACAAATTTGACAGAGCTCGAAGAATTCTGAAAACAATAATggccaaatgttgcacaatccaagtgtggaaagctcttagagacttacccagaaagactcacagctgtaatcactgccaaaggtgcttctataaagtattgactcggggctgtgaataattatgtaaatgggatatttctatgtttaattttcaataaatttgcaaaaactgtcattgtggggtattgtgtgtaaacaggcaagatttttatttgatttaatatattttgaattcaggctgtaccacaataagtcaaggggtatgaatactttctgaaggcactgtatgtctcaaCCCAACTCTCTATGCGTAAGGAAGGGGCATTTTACGAATGAGGACTTGATAGAAGCAGAGTAAAATTCATGAGGGTACAGCTTATGATTGAGGCATCATTAGTAAGCAGTTACTTATTTCATATTGAACCCAAAACAGGTTTGTCCAGCTTTCGGGTTGACCCAGTGTATAATGTAAGGCATGGAACATACTTTACAAGTTGATATTTGTTTAAAGTAACACTCAACTAAAACCATTGATAAAACACATACACTGATACGAACAACACATTTGAAGAGTGAATGTTTGTTATGAGTAATGCTGGGAAGTAGTccagggtgggggggtggggggggggtctcatTAAGATTTTGGTGGGGGCTGAGGTGAAGGGTCCCTGTATGACATGAAAGTGGGTGTGGAGCGTGACCTCAGGGGCTGGAAGTTGACATCCCCTCCGCTGATCGCCGTGCTCCTGTGTGGTCCAGCGTCCATGTTAGATGAGGCCTCTGGCAGTAGCAGCACCTCCTGCGGCAGGGGGGGAGCCCCTGGGTCTCCAGGCCTGGGCAGTGTGGAAGAGACCTGGGATGAAGACATGCTACCCCCTCGCATGGATGACAACACGTCCTTCCCATGGCTGGAGGCAGCAGGCCGGTTGAGGAACCTTAGGGCGTCAGAGGTGGATGGGCTCCCTTCTCCGTTGTATAACATGGTGGATGCCAGGTTGGACTCATATGACAGTGTCTTGGAGAGGTCTTTATTGACCCCGGATGTGTCCTGAGTTGGCAGGAAGCTCGAGGTGGAACTGGATGCCCCTGCTGTAGAGGGCCAATGGGAGATGGTCATGATAATGGTACTAAGACAGTGAAagaccactgagctaaagcctattAGCTCGGGGAGCTAACACACATcgtcaggtctcaggcaaggttactcgTCACTCAAGTGTGGTTCACCGAACCTCCTCtattaaataataaaaataaaaaacaacacttgaacacacacacaacgtaccTCTGAGAGATTCTATCTTCTCGTTCTTCACCTTCTGCACTTCATCAGTGATCTTGGTAATCAGGAAGTTGAGCGTACGTCCTTGTTGGATGGACTCGATCAGGGCATCCAGCCCCCGAGGGTTCTCAGCCAGGTAGTCCAGGAGCAAGCCCGTTTTCTTGGTCTGCGTGATCCTGCAGCTGATCTCCTCTGTGTCGTCTCGCGTCAGGATCTTCCGCGAGCGCAGGTAGTCAAAATGACGGTCAGCCCGGATCTTTTCACAAAGGTACGGCCGCAGCCTCGTCAGGACCTAGACAGAGAACAGCAAGATGGAAACTGTGAGGGTGTTGAAGGATGCTTTCTCGACCATCTGTATGTTATATAGGGCCAGTATTAATTG carries:
- the LOC139377386 gene encoding B-cell lymphoma/leukemia 10-like, whose protein sequence is MDVPHLTEDEMADIKKEVLTRLRPYLCEKIRADRHFDYLRSRKILTRDDTEEISCRITQTKKTGLLLDYLAENPRGLDALIESIQQGRTLNFLITKITDEVQKVKNEKIESLRAGASSSTSSFLPTQDTSGVNKDLSKTLSYESNLASTMLYNGEGSPSTSDALRFLNRPAASSHGKDVLSSMRGGSMSSSQVSSTLPRPGDPGAPPLPQEVLLLPEASSNMDAGPHRSTAISGGDVNFQPLRSRSTPTFMSYRDPSPQPPPKS